The genomic window GAGGGCTAGCCCAAAAACATATTAGGAGGAACATCAATTTTTCTGCTTTGAGAAGGAATATTAACTGCTGTTTGTATGCAAGAGAGAACAGATGAGCTGTTGTTACTGAATGCATTGGGTCTATCAGCACGTACAGGTTCATGCAGTATGCCATTAGGTTTTGCAGCAGTTCCAACATTTTTAGCAGCACCacaagttgaattttgatgcacTGCAGTAAGGAAAGAAAACTTAAACATTAACTTGAGACAACAACACAAACTTCTCAAATACAGGTTCTAGCAAGAACAAAGATAACAATGAAATAGAAGGCAATGAAGATAAGGATAAGTCTAGACGAGCTTAGGGACAGGCTCCAAACTGAACACAGTGCTCGTCATTCTTGTTACAGATAAGATCAGACAACTTATTATTTTGACGTTAAGAGTTTCTTGTAGAGGGTGCTGAATCCATTTTGCAACTTTGGAGGCCTTGTAAAGCACAGAGAGGCtcatttttgtaaagaaaatactaCCCACATAGTATATATGctatcattttcaaaaaaatatgatgCTTGCTGGTTTTACCAATATCATGTATGCTTGTACCTTCCAATGCAACCTCCTGGCGTAAAAACTAACCACCAATAGGCATCTTTCAGCATAGAAGATTCTAAGACTGTCTTACTAGGAATTAGGTAAGTGCAAGTTCTTGAAGGGAAATTGTTTGCATCATTGAAGATCAGAAAGCCAGGTATACAGGAGATTAGAcatgttaaagaaaaaataacaggTTTAATAtcaggaaagacatcaaaaactCTCATTGACATATAAATGGTGGATCCCAAATAACTTCAGAAGTTACACACAAAAGGAAAATGGTACAGCAACCAATTCCACCTTCATAATAACTATGTCTGCTTGATGTAAGCATAAACATTATAAAGAAAGACATCAAAGACTCTCATTGACATATAAATAATGGATCCGAAATAACTTCAGAAGTTACATGCAAAAGGAAAATGGTACAGAAACCAATTCCACCTTCATAATAACTGTGTCTGCTTGAtgtaagcataaacataaagaacATGCTGACATACCAAAAAATTATCGAAATGCTCTACAATGTAGTgcatagttttttttgttttttgaaattgAACGCAGTGCATAGTTTAAAAATATGCAAACAACATTTAATGTGGCAAGTGAAGCATCAGGTACTGGAAGGaaaatttaaaacatggtggAGGCAAATGAAAGAGGGTATCTAAAAGAATGATCAGAAGGCAGGGTGGAACTCCCTTATAGCAAGTCAAATGAAGTTTAAAACTATATAAAGAAGATGAAACTTGAGGCTTCTGTATGTGTCTCACATACTTGGCATAAACCATGTGTGAATGGGCAAAACAGAATCAAATGTACTGAGACAAAGCAGGCATTTGATTGCAGATCAAATGGAAGAGTTTGCCAACTGACCAGATTTAAGAGCAGCTCTGATCCATGCACCATTTTGAGGTAAAGTTATATGGTTAAAAATTTGGACGTTACTTAATATATGCACAAACGGAACATGAACTTCCCAGTTAAACAAGCGCTTTTTGTAGCTACCCAGTGACAACCTTAGTGAAAGAATACATCAATGAGAAGTTAACTTAGTAAGCTTAATGAGCTTTCCCCTGCAAGGAATGAAAGTGTGGATGACCCGACATCAAATATACTATTGTTATTATACACACAATCTCcatacaacagcaacaacatacccGATGTATATTCGggcagaatatatgcaaaccaTACCTCTACCTCATAGACGAGAAGAAAATGGTAGCACTAATCCTCACTAAAGACTTCATAAGACAAAAAACAGCCAATACTTACAAAACCAAATGAAGCAAAAGAAGTTCATTGTCTTGATCACCAGCAAGTAAAAGAAATGTTTACAATTGGAGATTCAAAAAGGTTGCAAAAGAAAGAAGCAAACTTTCTATTTAACAAGTATCAAAGAGGGGAAAGAATAAGAGTAAAATAGTAAGTATCCGAGAAGTATGAACACTATAGTCAATGAACAAAATATGAATTGTAGTTTGTCCATTTAGCATCCATCACTCCAACAGAGAATCAGGACTTGCAAGAAGGTCGAAAGGTTTGCCTATCGAGTCTTTCAAGATTGTGATTTGACCCTGAAAGTGTTCGTCGAGGGTATCTACCTTCTTTTTCAACATGTTGATCTCATAATTCAATAACATGTTCATATCACTATAGCTCTTAACTTCCTcccacatgaaatccctctcctGAAACACTTTTGGTAGTATCGCCTTCACAACGCCAAGTTCCTTCATGCATTCTTGCAAATCATTAGTGAGTTGGTTGATATTTTCGCCCTTTTTTAGCACCTGCAAGAATCAACCGTAAACCATGAAATACAAGAAAGACACAAAGATCACCAATAACATTTCAtcagaaattcaaaacaaactcaTAGCCTAGAAGTTCAACCAAATCATGAATCCTTTTTAACTGTTGAA from Capsicum annuum cultivar UCD-10X-F1 unplaced genomic scaffold, UCD10Xv1.1 ctg57685, whole genome shotgun sequence includes these protein-coding regions:
- the LOC124893330 gene encoding uncharacterized protein LOC124893330, which produces MNFFCFIWFLHQNSTCGAAKNVGTAAKPNGILHEPVRADRPNAFSNNSSSVLSCIQTAVNIPSQSRKIDVPPNMFLG